The following coding sequences lie in one Cryptococcus neoformans var. neoformans B-3501A chromosome 2, whole genome shotgun sequence genomic window:
- a CDS encoding hypothetical protein (Match to ESTs gb|CF189655.1|CF189655, gb|CF189343.1|CF189343, gb|CF189721.1|CF189721; HMMPfam hit to Sugar_tr, Sugar (and other) transporter, score: 463.2, E(): 2.7e-136), whose protein sequence is MISVPGGPGVLSAPLSPERVEAPVTVKAYLLCVFASFGGIFFGFDSGYMNGVLGMNYFINMMTGLPIPGADADQATKDAFTLPAWEKSLITSILSAGTFFGAIIAGDLADYFGRRITIVSGCCVFIVGCCLQTASTGLGLLVAGRLIAGFGVGFISAIIILYMSEIAPRKVRGAIVSGYQFCITIGLLLSSCVCYATQNRTDSGSYRIPIAIQFAWALILGGGLLLLPESPRWYVKAGKIEQARKALSRVRGQPVDSDYIKDEIAEIVANHEYETELTPNVTYLSSWAACFTGGIRNPGSNLRRTLLGISMQMMQQWTGVNFIFYFGTTFFTDLGTISNPFLISLITTLVNVCSTPVSFWTIERFGRRPLLIYGALGMLICEFIVGIIGVAKPGDTTVVKVQISFICIYVFFFASTWGPGAWVSIGEIFPLPIRARGVGLSTASNWLWNCIIAVITPYLVGTDEANLGSKVFFLWGSTCILCFIYAYLFVWETKGLTLEQVDRMMEECGSPRRSAGWKPHTTFAAEAAQGTHGLDQNEKAKVGPVLSQSEMLEQV, encoded by the exons ATGATATCAGTGCCTGGTGGTCCTGGCGTCCTCTCGGCGCCTCTCAGCCCCGAGCGGGTGGAGGCTCCTGTGACTGTTAAGGCTTATCTCCTTTGTGTCTTTGCCTCTTTCGGTGGTATCTTTTTCGG CTTCGATTCTGGTTACATGAACGGCGTGTTGGGTATGAATTACTTCATCAACATGATGACGGGTCTTCCTATTCCTGGCGCCGATGCGGATCAGGCGACCAAAGATGCCTTCACTCTGCCAGCTTGGGAGAAGTCTTTGATCACTTCCATTCTTTCTGCCGGAACGTTCTTTGGTGCGATCATCGCTGGTGACCTTGCCGACTACTTCGGTCGAAGGATTACTATCGTTTCTGGTTGTTGTGTATTTATCGTTGGTTGCTGTCTGCAGACTGCTTCAACTGGCCTCGGCTTG CTGGTGGCCGGTCGTCTCATCGCTGGGTTTGGTGTCGGTTTCATTTCAGCGATCATCATTCTCTACATGTCGGAGATCGCTCCTCGAAAG GTTCGAGGTGCTATTGTCTCGGGTTACCAGTTTTGCATCACTattggtcttcttctttcctcttgtGTATGTTACGCAACTCAGAACCGGACCGATAGCGGGTCATACCGTATCCCCATCGCCATTCAGTTTGCCTGGGC TCTTATCCTCGGTGGTGGTCTCCTTTTGCTTCCAGAGTCTCCTCGTTGGTATGTCAAGGCCGGCAAGATCGAACAGGCAAGAAAGGCACTGTCTCGAGTCCGAGGTCAACCTGTGGACTCTGATTACATCAAGGATGAAATCGCCGAAATTGTGGCCAATCACGAGTACGAGACTGAGCTTACTCCCAATGTGACTTACCTCTCCTCTTGGGCTGCCTGTTTCACTGGTGGTATTCGCAACCCTGGTTCTAACCTTCGTCGAACCCTTCTCGGTATTTCCATGCAAATGATGCAGCAATGGACTGGTGTCAA cttcatcttctactttggaaccaccttcttcaccgaCCTTGGGACTATCTCGAACCCCTTCTTGATTTCTCTCATCACTACTTTAGTCAACGTCTGCTCCACACCTGTGTCCTTCTGGACTATCGAGCGATTTGGTCGACGACCCCTTCTTATCTATGGTGCCCTCGGTATGCTTATCTGCGAGTTCATTGTCGGTATCATCGGTGTCGCCAAGCCTGGAGACACTACAGTCGTTAAGGTGCAGATCTCCTTCATTTGCATTtacgtcttcttcttcgcgtCAACTTGGGGTCCAGGCGCTTGGGTTTCTATTGGTGAAATTTTCCCATTGCCTATCAGAGCGCGAGGTGTTGGTCTCTCCACCGCCTCTAACTGGCTATGGAACTGTATTATCGCCGTCATTACTCCTTATCTTGTTGGAACTGACGAGGCT AACCTCGGTTCAAAagtctttttcctttgggGTTCAACCTGTATTCTCTGCTTTATCTACGCCTATCTCTTTGTATGGGAGACCAAGGGCCTCACTCTGGAACAGGTTGAtaggatgatggaagaatgcGGGAGCCCCAGACGCTCAGCGGGTTGGAAACCCCATACCACGTTTGCAGCTGAAGCTGCCCAGGGTACACATGGGCTTGACCAGAATGAGAAAGCGAAAGTTGGACCTGTGTTATCACAGTCAGAGATGTTGGAGCAAGTTTAA
- a CDS encoding hypothetical protein (Match to ESTs gb|CF187545.1|CF187545, gb|CF194439.1|CF194439, gb|CF194438.1|CF194438; HMMPfam hit to Hexokinase_1, Hexokinase, score: 296.6, E(): 3.7e-86; HMMPfam hit to Hexokinase_2, Hexokinase, score: 251.8, E(): 1.2e-72), which yields MTLPEVCKQFEPYFILDDAKLVDIVKHFRKEMEEGLASYGKDMAMIPTFVTGVPDGTEEGVFLALDLGGTNLRVCLILLQGHNQFKIKQQKYKVSEELKTGQARVLFDYIAESVDNFLTEVESHEDIAIPATGEPMHLGFTFSFPVEQTAIDAGKLLTWTKGFNTKNAIGHDVVRLLQDAFDRKHMHVRCSALVNDTVGTLLSRSYQSGPALIGAIFGTGTNGAYIDKTRTISKLGKEKIEDAEEGGEHAGEFMVVNMEWGAFDNKRQCLPISLFDNKLDRESINPRKQAFEKLVSGMYLGEITRNMLLYMIDSSLLFGGHSSEIINTHYGFDTSFVSGIEGISSPEEVKKLIVKELKVDPKHVTDKCPEIVQWAVRLVSDRACKLAACAIAAVVLHTGNDKAPEGEEDKGVDVGVDGSVAEFLPMFSERVMAALKAILGEKSAARVKLGLAKDGSGVGAALTALQAKKALDRRSDRSMKFVPGERGP from the exons ATGACCCTCCCCGAAGTTTGCAAGCAATTTGAACCTTATTTCATCTTGGACGATGCGAAGCTCGTCGATATCGTCAAGCACTTCCGtaaggagatggaggaaggtcTTGCGAGCTATGGAAAAGACATGGCTATGATTCCTACTTTCGTTACTGGCGTTCCAGATGGTACTGAGGAAGG CGTATTCTTGGCTTTGGATCTGGGAGGCACCAATTT ACGCGTCTGTTTGATTCTTCTGCAAGGCCACAACCAATTCAAGATCAAACAGCAAAAGTATAAAGTATCAGAGGAGCTTAAAACGGGCCAGGCGCGGGTGCTCTTTG ATTACATTGCAGAATCTGTCGATAACTTCCTTACCGAAGTTGAGAGTCACGAAGATATTGCTATACCCGCCACCGGCGAGCCAATGCATCTTGGGTTTACCTTTAG TTTCCCTGTGGAACAAACTGCTATTGACGCGGGCAAATTACTTACATGGACCAAGGGCTTCAACACGAAGAACGCTATCGGCCACGATGTCGTTCGTCTTTTACAAGACGCTTTCGACCGCAAGCACATGCATGTCCGATGCAGTGCATTGGTTAATGAC ACTGTGGGcacccttctttcccgCTCATATCAGAGTGGTCCTGCTCTCATCGGTGCCATTTTTGGCACTGGTACAAATGGTGCCTATATCGACAAGACACGAACCATCAGCAAGTTGGGCAAAGAAAAAATTGAGGACGCCGAAGAGGGCGGCGAGCATGCTGGAGAATTTATGGTCGTCAACATGGAATGGGGAGCGTTTGACAACAAG AGGCAGTGCCTACCTATCTCCCTTTTTGATAATAAACTGGACCGAGAAAGCATAAACCC GCGGAAGCAAGCTTTCGAGAAACTGGTGTCTGGCATGT ACCTAGGTGAAATCACTCGTAACATGCTTCTCTACATGATTgattcctctctcctcttcgggGGTCACTCCAGTGAGATTATCAACACGCATTATGGCTTCGACACTTCTTTCGTCTCTGGTATTGAAGGAATCTCTTCTCCCGAGGAGGTAAAAAAGTTAATCGTCAAGGAACTCAAGGTTGACCCAAAGCACGTTACGGATAAGTGTCCCGAGATTGTTCAGTGGGCGGTACGATTGGTTTCCGACCGAGCTTGCAAGCTTGCCGCCTGCGCTATTGCAGCTGTTGTCCTTCATACAGGCAATGACAAGGCTCCAGAGGGTGAGGAAGACAAGGGTGTGGATGTTGGTGTGGATGGCAGTGTTGCCGAGTTCTTACCCATGTTTAGTGAGAGGGTGATGGCCGCATTGAAGGCTATTCTCGGTGAGAAGAGTGCGGCAAGGGTGAAGTTGGGACTGGCCAAGGATGGGAGTGGTGTCGGTG CGGCTCTCACTGCACTCCAGGCCAAGAAGGCATTAGATCGGCGATCAGACAGGTCAATGAAGTTCGTCCCTGGCGAACGTGGACCTTAA
- a CDS encoding hypothetical protein (Match to EST gb|CF192567.1|CF192567), giving the protein MSSRPELRLPSPSAIFDEDSGDGLSFAAPNASTIAISHSASSRRSSTIRNHLNDSDTIRQSSTAPNYRAASSIAGSSTRIITPSVLESPSISIGIERGNAPSYKRKEVNSKHSQYDVAEKTARQDVKMRKSVKKENTDLKSADHKPVAHVDQMGSSQVASSSSRKRGQPHDTDNTIKAIEAGRIKRKHGMKTQSDGEARFEAYQAQLRQQSDAIVTQQMQMDTKGRQRQQYQKKSPHSLSTLDKSTVIPSQPATSVHKRAKKAKVDPMYKRPARGRSHCPKTIMDRCDRAMSQRMFMIERVPYANAPNQVDFFKVLGSTGNVYTVTIGNFPSCDCPDYINGNSPCKHIIFVFLKVLKVPEDSSIWYQKGLTAAEVQWVFRHAPPAPTGSVAVPPSVRDAYLRATGNLPEQVTSTSGDNEHFDGKRIKAIGEDCPVCYEEMTQQDDVNKKLVYDDSLSGCGRPLHAECFRMWAVTAKKSGKDVTCVWCRNEWPTGTTGGKGKSKMNEPSYDSMGYLNMASIAGMRRSRDTSTYHRGWRFRNDDSDDDCF; this is encoded by the exons ATGTCTTCCAGACCAGAGCTTCGCCTGCCATCGCCCTCCGCTATTTTCGATGAGGATAGTGGTGATGGTCTCTCATTCGCCGCTCCTAACGCATCCACCATTGCCATCTCTCATTCTGCATCATCACGGCGATCTTCGACGATAAGAAATCATCTTAATGACTCTGATACTATAAGACAGTCATCCACGGCTCCTAATTACCGAGCAGCATCTTCTATAGCTGGTAGTTCCACCCGCATAATCACGCCTAGCGTCTTGGAATCGCCATCAATATCGATTGGGATCGAAAGGGGAAACGCTCCATCCTataaaaggaaagaggttaATTCCAAACATTCTCAGTACGATGTAGCCGAAAAAACGGCTAGACAGGATGTGAAAATGCGCAAGTCagtcaagaaggaaaacaCAGACCTCAAAAGCGCAGACCACAAGCCCGTCGCCCACGTTGACCAGATGGGCTCGTCACAGGTtgcctcatcttcttcccgaAAAAGAGGGCAGCCCCATGATACAGACAACACCATCAAGGCCATTGAAGCGGGTCGAATCAAGCGGAAACATGGAATGAAGACCCAGTCAGATGGCGAGGCGAGATTTGAGGCGTACCAAGCTCAACTGCGACAACAGTCAGACGCTATCGTCACGCAACAAATGCAAATGGATACGAAAGGACGCCAACGGCAGCAATACCAGAAAAAGAGTCCTCATTCACTGTCTACCCTTGATAAATCTACGGTCATTCCTTCACAGCCTGCTACATCAGTGCATAAACGAGCCAAAAAGGCGAAGGTTGACCCGATGTATAAACGGCCAGCAAG AGGGCGTAGCCATTGTCCGAAAACAATTATGGACAGAT GCGATCGTGCGATGTCTCAACGCATGTTTATGATTGAACGTGTGCCTTACGCCAATGCGCCTAATCAAGTGGATTTCTTCAAAGTT CTCGGCTCCACGGGCAACGTATAT ACCGTGACCATCGGCAACTTTCCCAGCTGTGATTGTCCAGATTACATCAACGGTAACTCTCCTTGCAAGCATATCATTTTTGTCTT CCTCAAAGTACTCAAAGTGCCCGAAGATTCTAGTATCTGGTATCAAAAGGGCCTGACA GCTGCGGAGGTTCAGTGGGTTTTTCGACATGCCCCTCCTGCACCTACTGGTTCAGTTGCCGTTCCTCCTAGTGTGCGAGATGCTTATCTACGTGCGACTGGAAATTTACCTGAGCAAGTTACTTCAACATCCGGTGACAATGAACACTTTGATGGGAAAAGAATCAAAGCGATTGGGGAAGATTGCCCGGT ATGCTACGAGGAAATGACTCAACAGGATGATGTCAACAAAAAATTGGTTTATGACGATTCCCTTAGTGGATGTGGCCGTC CCTTACACGCTGAATGTTTCAGGATGTGGGCGGTAACCGCT AAAAAATCTGGAAAAGATGTTACGTGTGTTTGGTGTCGAAATGAATGGCCTACTGGCACTACTGGcggaaaaggcaaaagcaAGATGAATGAACCATCGTACGATTCAATGGGATA CCTCAATATGGCCAGCATTGCGGGTATGAGGAGATCGCGAGATACTAG CACCTATCATCGTGGTTGGCGGTTTCGAAATGACGATAGCGACGACGATTGTTTTTGA
- a CDS encoding hypothetical protein (Match to ESTs gb|CF186773.1|CF186773, gb|CF186611.1|CF186611, gb|CF192729.1|CF192729) has product MHPNLHAIIIPTPAIIRMGTCLKRQLLANSTVRSPDLLPLRKRFISTSTLLLPRHGFTEHCNAPLAPSHRRGIAVTAMAPDAMFRQPPPEPGADFNVVMIGAGNIMFGSDEGPWNHSFRFEHKLGPRLKVTALIDPSLERAEKVLDGKRQSFVESAYKDTKVYKTIEDYHADLKNQGIQDPNAIVVGCPPAYRGGTTKGQDLEIQMLKLFPKTAYFIEKPVGTGTVQAAKEVTQRLIENGNIVSVGYMLRYLQCVQKMKQIIHENNLTVMATNARYSCAYEAIAKPAWWNKAIDMGPVIEQGTHFCDLSRYFGGDVDMNSIASRSVEWYEEPGKLSKIPIDESKIDEDLRVPRLTSAIWKYENGAVGSFQHAVALQGTAYSCELEVWADGYHMRLIDPYNSPTLYVRRPGDDHEERHSYTDDDPFFSEVSSFIDCIEGGPDPHILSSFEDATKSYELTWAIRMASEASRRPRA; this is encoded by the exons ATGCACCCCAACCTTCACGcaatcatcatcccaaCTCCCGCTATCATCCGCATGGGCACTTGTTTGAAACGGCAACTTCTTGCAAATTCCACTGTCCGATCGCccgatcttcttcctctccggAAACGGTTTATCTCCACCTCgactcttctcctccctcggCATGGATTTACCGAACATTGCAATGCGCCCCTTGCCCCTTCTCATCGTCGTGGAATCGCTGTCACTGCTATGGCACCTGACGCTATGTTTAGACAACCTCCTCCTGAGCCCGGAGCGGATTTCAACGTGGTCATGATTGGTGCTGGC AATATCATGTTTGGGTCCGACGAGGGTCCTTGGAA CCATTCTTTCCGTTTTGAACACAAACTCGGTCCCCGTTTGAAGGTCACCGCTCTTATTGATCCTTCACTTGAACGTGCCGAAAAGGTCCTTGACGGCAAGCGACAATCTTTCGTCGAGTCTGCTTACAAAGACACTAAAGTCTATAAAACTATTGAGGACTACCACGCGGATTTGAAGAACCAAGGCATACAAGACCCCAA CGCTATCGTTGTAGGCTGCCCTCCTGCCTATCGTGGCGGTACTACCAAGGGGCAAGATCTTGAAATCCAGatgctcaagctcttcccCAAAACAGCGTACTTCATTGAGAAG CCCGTGGGCACCGGTACTGTCCAAGCTGCCAAGGAGGTCACCCAAAGGCTCATCGAGAATGGCAATATTGTGTCTGTCGGATACATGCTCAGGTATCTCCAATGCGttcagaagatgaaacAGATCATCCATGAGAACAACCTTACTGTTATGGCCACCAATGCCCGTTAC TCTTGTGCTTATGAGGCTATTGCCAAGCCTGCCTGGTGGAACAAGGCCATTGACATGGGCCCTGTCATCGAACAAGGTACTCATTTCTGTGATTTATCTAGGTACTTCGGCGGTGACGTCGATATGAACAGTATCGC TTCTCGCTCCGTTGAATGGTACGAAGAGCCTGGAAAGCTTTCCAAGATTCCCATCGATGAGTCCAAGATCGACGAGGATTTGAGGGTTCCCCGTCTTACCAGTGCCATCTGGAAGTACGAAAACGGTGCAGTCGGATCATTCCAGCACGCCGTTGCTCTTCAGGGTACTGCGTACTCTTGCGAACTGGAAGTCTGGGCCGATG GATACCACATGAGGCTTATCGACCCTTACAACTCTCCTACTCTCTACGTCAGACGTCCTGGAG ATGATCACGAGGAACGTCACAGTTACACTGATGATgaccccttcttctctgaggtttcatctttcatcgATTGTATCGAAGGCGGCCCCGACCCCCacattctttcttcctttgaGGATGCCACCAAGAGCTACGA GCTCACTTGGGCTATTCGTATGGCCTCTGAGGCATCAAGGAGGCCTAGGGCATAA
- a CDS encoding hypothetical protein (Match to ESTs gb|CF189809.1|CF189809, gb|CF192469.1|CF192469, gb|CF192331.1|CF192331), translated as MDRRSNRALDASAQRPSSITSATPQPVTPVTETNNMAIVPANSENDTLLANRAAGINLNERPASRTTRRSSRANGIKPGAGQGVWDLEDGETNGGKGASDYVEDGDRTSVNRGENGTNPGLESVLNADPKDFRDETYGDTERPAMNLRPSRSYVKPVPIVTTYEPQLPDGASAKRRSVAGSTRAPSYKRAPSRAASIDNEAAQKPMSPRREASKAGSVHSNTYAADMGPNGYDNQPPRPVSRTASARNRHFDQAGAAGVGAAAGGLAVGEFISQQRQQELQGGNSRHNSGVALQDGGPVPRATTFEEPSDNQQGAARTLSPRPQSSFGHRPQPQLLAINEGQGDYQPQDGRDSRAGVLGRNGTVMSRANTLGRNGNLSRGANGGTVGSRKGAFGRGAGASIGTQPEEVLGRDDIHTRAELSERILDDATLHRLSTMEKKDARRLTKIIKKEAKTEAQAVQASIKELERLCSLQKEAANAERKSQLRLTKWTTKEHKARMRFLKEKERYEKIEGELRNAENDFEERRDHAAGLTAQVAEKTQDLDDLRAQKAADDREREVKILALKNPAHS; from the exons ATGGATAGACGTTCTAATAGAGCCCTCGACGCATCCGCACAACGACCGTCCAGTATTACCTCCGCTACCCCCCAGCCCGTAACCCCAGTGACCGAGACTAATAACATGGCAATCGTCCCGGCCAACTCTGAGAATGATACTCTACTTGCCAACAGGGCAGCGGGTATCAACCTCAACGAGAGGCCAGCCAGCCGAACCACTCGCCGCAGCTCCCGTGCCAATGGAATTAAACCAGGGGCTGGACAAGGAGTTTGGGACCTCGAAGACGGAGAGACTAACGGAGGTAAGGGAGCGTCTGATTAcgttgaggatggagataGGACCTCTGTGAACCGTGGTGAGAACGGTACCAACCCTGGGCTGGAATCTGTTCTGAATGCGGACCCCAAGGACTTTAGAGACGAGACATACGGTGATACTGAAAGACCTGC CATGAATTTGCGCCCTTCTAGATCTTATGTCAAACCTGTTCCTATCGTCACGACTTACGAGCCTCAACTCCCCGATGGCGCATCTGCCAAGCGAAGGTCGGTTGCAGGATCTACACGGGCTCCCAGTTACAAACGTGCACCTTCTCGTGCCGCCTCCATTGACAACGAGGCTGCACAGAAGCCCATGAGCCCTAGGCGTGAAGCTTCCAAGGCTGGCTCCGTCCATTCTAACACCTATGCTGCCGATATGGGTCCTAACGGCTATGATAatcaacctcctcgtcctGTTTCCAGGACCGCCTCTGCACGCAACCGCCACTTTGACCAGGCTGGGGCTGCTGGAGTTGGCGCTGCAGCCGGAGGACTTGCTGTTGGTGAATTTATCTCTCAGCAGCGTCAGCAAGAGCTTCAAGGAGGCAATTCGAGGCATAATAGTGGAGTCGCCTTGCAGGATGGCGGACCTGTACCTCGTGCCACGACCTTTGAGGAGCCTTCCGACAATCAGCAAGGTGCTGCACGAACTTTatctcctcgtcctcaatCCTCCTTTGGTCATCGTCCCCAGCCTCAACTCCTGGCAATCAATGAAGGCCAGGGTGATTATCAGCCGCAGGATGGTAGGGATTCTAGAGCGGGTGTCCTCGGTAGGAACGGTACAGTCATGAGTCGAGCCAATACTCTGGGAAGGAACGGGAATTTGTCGAGAGGTGCCAATGGAGGAACAGTTGGAAGCCGAAAAGGTGCTTTCGGTAGGGGTGCGGGCGCTAGCATCGGCACTCAGCCTGAGGAGGTCCTGGGCAGAGA TGACATCCATACTCGTGCGGAACTTTCAGAAAGAATTCTGGATGATGccactcttcatcgcctttCCACCATGG agaagaaggatgctCGTCGCTTGACGAAGATCATCAAAAAGGAAGCTAAGACTGAAGCACAAGCCGTTCAAGCCTCTATCAAGGAGCTCGAGCGCCTTTGCAGCCTTCAGAAGGAGGCCGCTAATGCTGAACGCAAGTCTCAGCTTCGTCTTACCAAATGGACTACCAAAGAACACAAAGCCAGGATGCGATTCTtaaaggagaaagagaggtATGAAAAGATTGAAGGCGAGTTGAGGAATGCCGAGAATGATTTCGAGGAGCGAAGGGATCATGCGGCCGGGTTGACGGCCCAGGTGGCTGAAAAG ACACAAGATCTTGATGATCTGCGAGCTCAGAAAGCTGCGGACGATCGTGAGCGAGAAGTCAAGATCTTGGCCCTCAAGAACCCTGCCCATAGTTAA